A portion of the Aphanothece sacrum FPU1 genome contains these proteins:
- a CDS encoding GUN4 domain-containing protein — MLNEHKPSLIAYKTLQIYGEKYKLPVLKNTQLKKIQQKIKERRQVIRQGIRCHYYFGKILKKKEKITQQARFSELKLLIQDYILLTNCLETYHNYYYNFLLILSDNLNQFVIQKYQELKMLDYERINLELKNKNNPIILDQLNYEKQENLKATLLLGQTSFLMLEKLKLLGNGIENLREDTKKQKQIIQKVLEKLEVYEEINNYKQKAEKVRQEIANLAQNTLDFNNYLQDFFNPFYTLIDQAIKIDEEFYGIVAEIQELFNNIFDLTINESNLKQSDNFSDLFFEFMINSYQKTTQIKEACLNSKLLNQQVTNFELPDKLTSLEPTIEELSNYLSNQFITKQKLWQTKTEFLTSLDSKLTQEQPKSKSEISFSDKTINNIQINYTKLGNLLKEKNWKEADLETSDLLLKVMGKSYWNEVYPEDIKNFSCQAIRTIDQLWVQYSKGYFGFTIQESIWSQIGGQEDYETEKKFGELLGWRKEGNWLQYEQLTFELSSITPIGHLPVNWLTYHQPISSLSSTEISSMGAWRVDSWLLWQMHLFLSRVRSCRTLLR, encoded by the coding sequence ATGTTAAATGAACATAAACCATCTTTAATTGCTTATAAGACTCTTCAAATTTATGGAGAAAAATATAAATTACCAGTCCTGAAAAACACTCAATTAAAAAAAATTCAACAAAAAATAAAAGAACGGCGGCAAGTGATTCGACAAGGTATTCGTTGTCATTATTATTTTGGCAAAATTCTTAAGAAAAAAGAAAAAATTACTCAGCAAGCTAGATTTTCGGAACTAAAACTATTAATTCAAGATTATATTCTTTTAACTAATTGTTTAGAAACATATCATAATTACTATTATAATTTTTTGTTGATTTTAAGTGATAATTTGAACCAATTCGTAATCCAAAAATATCAAGAACTAAAAATGTTAGATTATGAGAGAATAAACTTAGAGTTAAAAAATAAAAATAATCCAATCATTCTCGATCAACTCAACTATGAAAAGCAAGAAAATTTGAAAGCAACTCTACTCTTAGGTCAAACTTCTTTTTTAATGTTGGAAAAGCTAAAATTACTCGGTAATGGAATTGAAAACTTAAGAGAAGATACCAAAAAACAAAAACAGATTATTCAGAAAGTTCTTGAAAAATTAGAAGTTTACGAAGAAATTAATAATTATAAACAAAAAGCTGAAAAAGTTCGTCAAGAAATTGCTAACTTAGCACAAAATACCCTAGATTTTAACAATTATTTACAGGATTTTTTTAATCCTTTTTACACACTTATCGATCAAGCTATTAAAATTGATGAAGAATTTTATGGTATTGTTGCGGAAATTCAAGAGTTATTTAATAATATCTTTGACTTGACAATTAATGAATCGAATTTAAAACAATCAGATAATTTTTCAGATTTATTTTTCGAGTTTATGATTAACAGTTATCAAAAAACGACACAAATCAAAGAAGCTTGTTTAAATTCTAAGTTGTTGAATCAACAAGTAACTAACTTTGAATTACCTGATAAATTAACTTCTTTAGAACCAACAATTGAAGAATTATCAAATTATCTTTCTAATCAATTTATAACGAAACAAAAACTATGGCAAACAAAAACTGAGTTTTTGACCTCTTTAGATTCTAAGTTAACTCAAGAACAACCAAAAAGCAAGTCAGAGATTTCTTTTTCTGATAAAACAATCAACAATATTCAGATTAATTATACTAAATTGGGAAATTTACTCAAAGAAAAAAATTGGAAAGAAGCTGATTTAGAAACCAGTGACTTATTATTAAAAGTGATGGGAAAAAGCTATTGGAATGAAGTTTATCCAGAAGATATTAAAAATTTTTCCTGCCAAGCTATTAGGACAATTGATCAACTTTGGGTACAGTATAGTAAGGGTTACTTTGGTTTTACAATTCAAGAAAGTATCTGGAGTCAAATAGGAGGACAAGAAGATTATGAAACAGAAAAGAAATTTGGCGAACTTTTAGGCTGGCGAAAAGAGGGAAATTGGTTACAATATGAACAGTTGACGTTTGAATTATCCTCCATAACACCCATCGGTCATTTACCCGTTAATTGGTTAACATATCATCAGCCAATATCTAGTTTATCATCAACTGAAATATCCTCCATGGGAGCATGGAGAGTAGACTCTTGGTTACTGTGGCAAATGCACCTCTTTTTATCAAGAGTTAGAAGTTGTCGCACTCTTTTAAGGTAA
- a CDS encoding sulfotransferase family 2 domain-containing protein, with protein sequence MEIALSKFCGKNDIITPISREDEVIRKKLGYPGPQNYEVLLTTTDTRIFKKPQSIVFYNHISAREIKNWLNDEIWYEYFKFCFERNPYDRIISLYYHYISYLPEKDEKMTLSDFINSDLIFGLRKWGFDIYTIDKEIVVDQVYLYENLEQEIENIRLQLNLPEMLLLPKAKGQYRQDKKTSTTTLTKEEIKKISQLFEKEIQLFGYTI encoded by the coding sequence ATGGAAATTGCCCTTTCTAAGTTTTGTGGTAAAAATGATATTATCACTCCCATTTCAAGAGAAGACGAAGTAATTAGAAAAAAATTGGGTTATCCAGGTCCCCAAAATTATGAAGTTTTATTGACTACTACTGATACCAGGATCTTTAAAAAGCCACAGTCAATTGTATTTTATAATCATATATCAGCCAGGGAGATAAAAAATTGGTTAAACGATGAAATTTGGTATGAATATTTTAAGTTTTGCTTTGAAAGAAACCCTTACGATCGCATAATATCATTATATTATCATTACATTAGTTATTTGCCTGAAAAGGATGAAAAGATGACTTTATCAGATTTTATCAATTCTGATTTGATTTTTGGTTTACGAAAATGGGGTTTTGATATTTATACCATTGACAAGGAAATTGTTGTTGATCAAGTTTATTTATATGAAAATTTAGAGCAAGAAATAGAAAATATTCGTTTACAGCTTAATCTCCCTGAAATGCTATTACTTCCGAAAGCCAAAGGACAATATCGTCAAGATAAAAAAACTTCTACAACCACATTAACCAAAGAAGAAATAAAAAAAATTTCTCAATTATTTGAGAAGGAAATTCAACTGTTTGGTTATACAATTTGA
- a CDS encoding isopenicillin N synthase family dioxygenase encodes MNQMIPIIDFQPFLEGNPLEKKTVAQQFYAALADVGCLYLKNYGFSTDLVAQVFAESKAFFDLPLEEKMQLALNPKEPSIGYYRNNSRTQEIFNYAAEKRHPISQWPENLPGFRDTVMEFFQGCEDLSWNLFQALAMSLQLLPTDLTDLISDKNCHGALLHYPPINNSPEPNKFRFKPHTGAGTFGLIFQDEAKGLEICTRQQQWIPVSSIPGTVVVIMEDLIQRWTNDQLYSTLHKVSIPEEEFYKHQSRYSLAFKVSPNDDAEIRCFEKCVSEDNPRKYSSISVKDYYQEWEAKHLHIYSNQN; translated from the coding sequence ATGAATCAAATGATTCCGATTATTGACTTTCAGCCCTTTTTAGAAGGGAACCCACTGGAGAAAAAAACAGTAGCTCAACAATTTTATGCTGCTCTAGCTGACGTAGGTTGTTTATATCTGAAAAATTATGGCTTTTCGACCGATTTAGTGGCTCAAGTTTTTGCCGAATCAAAGGCTTTTTTTGATTTACCTCTAGAGGAAAAAATGCAATTGGCACTCAATCCAAAAGAACCAAGTATTGGATATTATAGAAATAACTCAAGAACTCAAGAAATATTCAATTATGCTGCTGAAAAACGTCACCCTATCAGTCAGTGGCCGGAAAATTTACCAGGTTTTCGTGACACTGTGATGGAATTTTTCCAAGGCTGTGAAGATTTATCATGGAATTTATTTCAAGCATTGGCCATGAGTTTGCAACTTTTACCAACAGATTTAACCGATTTAATTTCTGACAAAAATTGCCACGGAGCTTTACTTCATTATCCACCTATTAATAATTCTCCAGAACCGAATAAATTTAGGTTTAAACCCCATACTGGAGCCGGAACATTTGGCTTAATATTTCAAGATGAAGCTAAAGGTCTAGAAATATGTACAAGACAACAGCAATGGATTCCCGTTTCCTCTATTCCAGGTACAGTAGTTGTCATTATGGAAGACCTAATTCAACGATGGACAAATGATCAACTTTATTCTACATTGCATAAAGTTTCTATTCCCGAAGAAGAATTTTATAAACATCAATCTCGGTACTCACTTGCTTTTAAAGTAAGTCCTAATGATGATGCTGAAATTCGCTGCTTTGAAAAGTGTGTTAGTGAGGATAATCCCCGTAAATATTCCTCCATTTCTGTTAAAGATTATTACCAAGAATGGGAAGCTAAACATCTACACATATACAGTAATCAGAATTAG
- a CDS encoding glycosyltransferase family 4 protein, with amino-acid sequence MKIAFFDYIWTLAEPPKFGSGILCYQLALRLACSNDVIFYGSKSSEHKELEYFEDGITYQRIPTNLIDKILGWLRVLDEWKILPKKRPFYASILCDFRYYWQIAKNLQLQNCDIIQINFTFHIAPLIRALNPQAKIVVYLQTEWLTQLDHQMVERQLQGVNMVIGCSDYITNKIRNQFPNIPCETVYNGVDINHFNVNPDIKKNNDIVTLLFVGRVSPEKGIHILLEAFNKVIEKYPQVQLKIVGPEGKDGVLPLQMLDTEELYTQNLIPFYTGKYSQQLREIISVNASSSVFFVGPVEQLDLVKYYQEADIFVFPSVWNEPFGIPLIEAMAMELPVVATYSGAFPEIVEEQKTGLLVERANPNALANAILQLLDNKNIRHTMGKAGRNKVVKQFTWEKISENLLSKYTNVNPSISNEFC; translated from the coding sequence GTGAAAATTGCTTTTTTTGATTATATTTGGACTCTGGCTGAACCGCCAAAATTTGGCTCAGGCATTTTATGCTATCAGTTAGCTCTTCGTCTTGCTTGCTCTAATGATGTCATTTTTTATGGGTCAAAATCTTCCGAACATAAAGAGTTAGAATATTTTGAAGATGGTATTACTTATCAGAGAATTCCAACTAACTTGATTGATAAAATATTAGGTTGGTTACGAGTGTTAGATGAGTGGAAAATTTTACCCAAAAAGCGTCCTTTTTATGCTTCAATTTTATGTGATTTTAGATATTATTGGCAGATCGCTAAAAACTTACAATTACAAAATTGTGATATTATCCAAATAAATTTTACGTTTCACATTGCCCCTCTAATTCGTGCGTTAAATCCTCAGGCAAAAATAGTTGTTTATTTACAAACTGAGTGGTTAACTCAACTTGATCATCAGATGGTTGAACGGCAATTACAAGGAGTAAATATGGTCATTGGTTGTAGTGATTATATCACTAATAAAATTCGTAATCAATTTCCTAATATTCCTTGTGAAACAGTTTACAATGGAGTAGATATTAATCATTTTAATGTTAATCCTGATATCAAAAAAAATAATGATATTGTCACCCTACTTTTTGTGGGTAGAGTCTCACCAGAAAAAGGAATACATATTTTACTAGAAGCTTTTAATAAAGTAATAGAAAAATATCCCCAAGTTCAGCTAAAAATTGTGGGACCTGAAGGAAAAGATGGGGTATTACCATTACAAATGCTGGATACAGAAGAATTATACACACAAAATCTTATCCCTTTTTATACGGGAAAATATAGTCAGCAATTACGAGAAATTATTTCTGTTAATGCTTCTAGTTCAGTTTTTTTTGTCGGCCCTGTTGAACAACTCGATTTAGTTAAATATTATCAAGAGGCCGACATTTTTGTATTTCCCTCAGTTTGGAATGAACCTTTTGGAATCCCATTAATTGAAGCAATGGCGATGGAATTACCTGTTGTGGCCACTTATAGCGGTGCTTTTCCAGAAATTGTTGAAGAACAAAAAACAGGCTTGTTAGTTGAACGTGCTAACCCTAATGCTTTAGCTAACGCCATTTTACAACTTCTTGATAATAAAAACATTCGTCACACTATGGGAAAAGCTGGACGCAATAAGGTAGTTAAACAATTTACCTGGGAAAAAATTAGTGAAAATCTATTAAGTAAGTACACTAATGTTAACCCATCTATTTCTAACGAATTCTGTTAA
- a CDS encoding isopenicillin N synthase family dioxygenase produces MNKTIPIIDFEPFINGNLQDKEAVAQKFYDALAEVGCLYLKNYGFSTDLVDQAFAQSKAFFDLPLEEKAEIAMKKMSPGYEKATDEEGKDFREVFHYGPEINKNNWINQWPASLPKFRKTCTQLFDECYTMSQKLFQALALALKVPETVFSDVLSDGNCYSFFAHYLPLTEPVKRNQTRAKPHYGSGTFGLIFQDDGKGLEICPHQGEWMPVPPIHGTVVVIMEDLIQRWTNDKLYSTLHQVSIPEEDFYKARSRYSIAFKITPNNDAQIRCVETCISKDNPCKYPPISVENYYQEWEAKHENIYSDQN; encoded by the coding sequence GTGAATAAAACCATTCCCATTATTGACTTTGAGCCTTTTATCAACGGTAATTTACAGGACAAGGAAGCAGTGGCACAAAAATTTTATGATGCTCTAGCTGAAGTTGGCTGTTTATACCTGAAAAATTATGGCTTTTCGACAGATTTAGTGGATCAAGCTTTTGCTCAATCTAAGGCTTTTTTTGATCTCCCCCTTGAAGAAAAAGCAGAAATTGCTATGAAGAAAATGAGTCCAGGTTATGAGAAAGCTACAGATGAGGAGGGAAAGGATTTTCGAGAAGTGTTTCACTATGGTCCTGAAATTAATAAAAATAATTGGATTAATCAATGGCCAGCTAGTCTGCCAAAGTTTCGTAAAACTTGTACTCAACTTTTTGACGAATGTTACACCATGTCCCAAAAATTATTCCAAGCTCTAGCTTTAGCTTTAAAGGTACCAGAAACGGTATTTTCTGATGTTCTTTCAGATGGCAACTGTTATTCTTTTTTCGCCCATTATTTACCTTTAACCGAACCTGTTAAACGCAATCAAACCCGCGCTAAACCCCACTACGGTTCAGGAACTTTTGGCTTGATCTTTCAAGATGATGGTAAGGGCTTAGAAATTTGTCCTCATCAAGGAGAATGGATGCCTGTTCCTCCAATACACGGGACAGTTGTTGTCATTATGGAAGACTTAATTCAACGCTGGACAAACGACAAACTGTATTCTACATTGCATCAAGTATCTATTCCTGAAGAGGATTTTTATAAAGCCCGTTCTCGGTACTCAATTGCCTTTAAAATTACTCCAAATAATGATGCACAAATTCGCTGTGTTGAAACCTGTATTAGTAAAGATAATCCCTGTAAATATCCCCCCATTTCTGTAGAAAATTACTACCAAGAATGGGAGGCTAAACATGAAAATATCTACAGTGATCAGAATTAG
- a CDS encoding aldo/keto reductase, protein MQYRRFGRTEIQIPIFSCGGVRFIYDEFKEYPREKIPQDNQNNVIATIHRSLAVGINHLETARIYGTSEMQLGEIFPQLPRQEILVQTKVMPQSDPQKFRHLFEQSLVHLGLDYVDFLTIHGINNEQQLRDSIRPQGCVDVIKQLQAEGKVRFRGFSSHGPTNLIIKTIQTNQFDYVNLHWYYINQFNWPAIETANRYDLGVFIISPSDKGGMLYKPPQKLVNLCDPLSPMLFNDLFCLSHSQVHTLSLGAAQPSDFDEHLNVLGLLAEADNILLPILNRLQTEAITQLGEDWVNSWYVGLPSYEDTPGQINIPIILWLRNLAIAYDMLEYAQRRYNHLKTQDPWFPGNTAEKLSQFDLIPYLKNSPHQMIIPNLLKEAHQLLNRVC, encoded by the coding sequence ATGCAATATCGTAGATTTGGACGTACAGAGATACAAATACCCATCTTTTCTTGTGGAGGAGTTCGTTTCATTTATGATGAGTTTAAAGAATATCCCAGAGAGAAAATTCCTCAAGATAATCAAAACAATGTTATAGCAACGATTCATCGTTCCTTAGCAGTGGGAATTAATCATCTCGAAACAGCTCGAATTTATGGCACTTCAGAAATGCAGTTAGGGGAGATTTTTCCTCAACTGCCTCGTCAAGAAATACTGGTACAAACTAAAGTAATGCCTCAATCTGATCCCCAAAAGTTTCGCCATTTATTTGAGCAATCTTTAGTTCATTTAGGGTTAGATTATGTGGATTTTTTAACCATACATGGGATTAATAATGAGCAGCAACTTCGTGATAGTATTCGTCCTCAAGGTTGTGTTGATGTGATCAAACAATTACAAGCAGAGGGGAAAGTTCGTTTTCGAGGTTTTTCTAGCCATGGCCCAACAAATTTAATAATAAAAACAATTCAAACTAATCAATTCGATTATGTCAATTTGCATTGGTATTACATTAATCAGTTTAATTGGCCAGCTATAGAAACAGCAAATCGTTATGATCTAGGAGTCTTTATTATTAGTCCCTCTGATAAAGGTGGAATGCTTTATAAACCGCCACAAAAATTAGTTAATCTTTGTGATCCTTTGAGTCCAATGTTGTTTAATGATCTATTTTGTTTAAGTCATTCTCAAGTTCATACCTTAAGTTTAGGGGCTGCTCAACCATCAGATTTTGATGAACACCTTAATGTTTTGGGACTTTTAGCAGAAGCTGACAACATTTTACTACCTATTTTAAATCGTTTGCAAACAGAAGCGATCACCCAATTAGGAGAAGATTGGGTTAATAGTTGGTATGTTGGTTTACCTTCCTATGAAGACACTCCTGGTCAAATCAATATTCCTATTATTTTATGGTTAAGAAACTTAGCTATTGCTTATGATATGTTGGAATATGCCCAAAGACGTTATAATCACTTAAAAACCCAAGATCCTTGGTTTCCTGGCAATACAGCCGAAAAATTATCTCAGTTTGATTTAATACCTTATCTAAAAAATAGTCCTCATCAAATGATAATTCCTAATCTCTTAAAAGAAGCTCATCAACTATTAAATAGGGTTTGCTGA
- a CDS encoding ABC transporter ATP-binding protein/permease, giving the protein MQVSENLMDNMEREANTSFNNTFLLKLLSFLQLYWYPKESENRAFSEIIRAWGMLFLLVVFLVILVALNALNSFIFRDLIDVIEEKNLPVFNNMLILYSFTLLGVIFFTGFSKFFRKLIALDWYQWINKNILQEYFSNRAYYKINFQSEIENPDQRLAQEIEPIARTIINFGATCLEKIMEMVVFMVILWSISQTIAIILIVCTILGNIIAVYLSDRLNKINQEKLEVEANYNYALTHVRTHAESIAFFRGETQELNIIQRRFNEVIDQTFSKIDWEKNQELFKRAYQATIQIFPFLIVAPIYIRGDIDFGEVTQVSYACHSFANALAALVDEVGDSGRFISYIERFDSLSNALKKVGKQRKDVSTINVIEENHIAFENVTLQTPDYAKVIVENLSVSVEPGQGLLIVGPSGRGKSSLLRAIAGLWNSGTGDLLRPSLEDMLFLPQRPYIILGNLREQLLYPKTNRYLTESELTEILEEVNLQNIVTKVESFEAEVPWENILSLGEQQRLAFARLLVNNSNFIILDEATSALDLQNEANLYTQLQQTGKTFISVGHRESLFNYHHKVLELSEDSSWHLVDMKDYQLSQTPLEKSLSNKNIETKEKKAAEIGENSLKIETTTGLSHEEMEQLSKYALNTIRSKASRGKTIVAEDGFTYRYDKNPNILKWVKVINNQ; this is encoded by the coding sequence ATGCAAGTCTCAGAAAATTTAATGGACAATATGGAGAGGGAAGCTAACACTTCCTTTAATAATACTTTTCTTCTTAAACTATTGTCTTTCCTTCAACTTTATTGGTATCCAAAGGAATCAGAAAATAGAGCTTTCTCCGAGATAATTCGTGCTTGGGGAATGTTATTTTTATTAGTTGTATTTTTAGTCATCCTAGTAGCTTTAAATGCTTTAAATAGCTTTATTTTTAGAGATTTAATCGATGTTATTGAAGAAAAGAATTTACCTGTATTTAATAATATGTTGATTCTGTATTCTTTTACTCTTTTAGGGGTAATTTTTTTTACTGGATTTTCTAAGTTTTTTAGAAAGTTAATCGCCCTAGATTGGTATCAATGGATTAATAAAAATATTTTACAGGAATATTTTAGCAATCGGGCCTATTATAAAATTAATTTTCAATCTGAGATTGAAAACCCAGATCAACGTTTAGCTCAAGAAATTGAACCTATTGCCAGAACTATCATAAACTTTGGGGCAACCTGCTTAGAAAAAATTATGGAGATGGTAGTGTTTATGGTTATTCTCTGGTCAATTTCCCAAACCATTGCTATTATTCTTATTGTTTGTACAATTCTGGGTAATATAATAGCTGTTTATCTAAGCGATCGCTTAAATAAAATTAATCAAGAAAAATTAGAAGTTGAAGCGAATTATAATTATGCTTTAACCCATGTTCGGACTCATGCAGAATCTATTGCCTTTTTCCGAGGAGAAACCCAAGAATTAAATATTATTCAGCGAAGATTTAATGAGGTAATTGATCAGACTTTTAGTAAGATTGATTGGGAAAAAAATCAAGAACTTTTTAAGCGGGCATATCAAGCAACTATTCAAATCTTTCCTTTTTTAATTGTTGCTCCTATCTATATTAGAGGAGATATTGATTTTGGAGAAGTTACTCAAGTCAGCTATGCTTGTCATTCCTTTGCTAATGCTTTAGCCGCCTTAGTAGATGAAGTTGGAGACTCAGGGAGATTTATTAGTTATATTGAACGGTTTGATAGCTTATCCAATGCTTTAAAAAAAGTTGGCAAGCAACGTAAAGATGTTAGTACCATTAACGTTATCGAAGAAAACCATATCGCTTTTGAAAATGTTACCTTGCAAACACCAGATTATGCAAAAGTTATTGTTGAAAACTTGTCTGTTTCTGTTGAACCAGGACAAGGGTTATTAATTGTTGGCCCGAGTGGCAGAGGAAAAAGTTCTCTTTTGCGGGCAATAGCTGGTTTGTGGAATTCCGGAACCGGAGATTTACTGCGACCTTCTTTAGAGGATATGTTATTTTTACCCCAACGTCCTTATATTATTCTCGGAAACCTGCGAGAACAATTACTTTATCCCAAAACTAATCGTTATTTAACTGAATCAGAACTAACAGAGATTTTAGAAGAAGTTAATCTTCAAAATATCGTCACCAAAGTGGAAAGTTTTGAAGCTGAAGTACCTTGGGAAAATATTTTATCTTTGGGAGAACAACAACGCCTTGCTTTTGCTAGATTATTGGTTAATAATTCTAATTTTATAATTTTAGATGAGGCAACTAGTGCTTTAGATTTACAAAATGAAGCAAATTTATACACGCAACTACAACAAACAGGAAAGACATTTATTAGTGTAGGACATCGAGAAAGTTTGTTTAATTATCATCACAAAGTTTTAGAACTTTCGGAAGATTCTAGTTGGCATTTAGTGGATATGAAAGATTATCAGCTATCACAAACACCCCTGGAAAAATCTTTATCAAATAAAAACATAGAAACCAAGGAAAAAAAAGCTGCCGAAATCGGAGAAAATTCATTAAAAATAGAAACAACTACAGGTTTATCTCACGAAGAAATGGAACAATTAAGCAAATATGCCCTTAATACCATTAGAAGTAAAGCCAGTCGAGGAAAAACAATTGTTGCTGAAGATGGGTTTACCTACCGTTATGATAAAAACCCCAATATTTTAAAATGGGTTAAAGTCATAAATAATCAATAA
- a CDS encoding sulfotransferase: protein MTIQAKILKINRKNKPHSLGIPCLEDFDYEEEKWIDINLIIHQPNINLYCLDFSEKLAIFVETNPGIDLYQFPFFYQAQYNHAQRLIVITFDDLSKIAQEREKPQKLILIYSVGRCGSTLLNSVFNQLENTVSFSEPGVYDQLVIMRQWDGSNDGQISQLVENCTKLFCKSGQTSTQVIKFRSYGIEIADLILQNFPEAKIIFLYRDIESWMDSAFRASLGKIPEQIDSLLEMDKEASQISPLIANYRKDKPLSYVKILTLLWLSVMERYLLLEKQFPSSIAIRFEDLKADSQQTVLEILKYCDIPTNNLSQVFEVLQKDSQADTVLSKMNLREQQVELTTKDINEIRETLKESLIILTSDFIVPNTLFLK from the coding sequence ATGACAATACAAGCTAAAATTTTGAAAATTAACAGAAAAAACAAACCTCATTCTTTAGGAATTCCTTGTCTAGAAGATTTTGACTATGAAGAAGAAAAATGGATAGATATCAATCTTATTATTCATCAGCCTAATATTAATTTATATTGTCTTGATTTCTCAGAAAAATTAGCTATTTTTGTTGAAACTAATCCCGGTATTGATCTTTATCAATTTCCTTTCTTTTATCAAGCACAGTATAATCATGCACAGCGATTAATTGTCATAACTTTTGATGACTTATCAAAAATAGCACAAGAGAGAGAAAAACCCCAAAAACTGATCCTGATTTATTCAGTGGGGCGTTGCGGTTCAACCCTCCTTAATTCTGTTTTCAATCAACTAGAAAATACCGTCAGTTTTTCAGAACCAGGAGTATATGATCAACTGGTCATTATGCGACAATGGGATGGAAGTAATGACGGTCAAATTAGTCAATTAGTTGAAAATTGCACGAAATTATTTTGTAAATCAGGTCAGACATCGACACAGGTAATTAAATTTAGAAGTTATGGAATTGAAATTGCCGACTTAATCTTACAGAACTTTCCTGAAGCAAAAATAATCTTCTTATATCGGGACATAGAAAGTTGGATGGACTCAGCTTTTCGTGCTTCTTTAGGAAAAATTCCTGAGCAAATTGACTCATTACTAGAAATGGACAAAGAAGCTAGTCAAATTAGTCCTTTAATTGCTAATTATAGGAAGGATAAACCTTTATCTTATGTAAAAATTTTAACTCTTTTATGGTTATCTGTAATGGAACGTTATTTATTGCTAGAAAAACAGTTTCCTTCTTCTATTGCTATTCGTTTTGAAGACTTAAAAGCTGATTCCCAACAAACTGTCTTAGAAATATTAAAATATTGTGATATACCGACGAATAATTTAAGTCAAGTCTTTGAAGTATTGCAGAAAGATTCACAAGCTGATACAGTTTTATCAAAAATGAATCTCAGGGAGCAACAAGTTGAGTTGACAACAAAGGATATAAACGAGATTAGAGAAACATTAAAAGAATCTTTAATCATTCTAACATCCGATTTTATTGTTCCTAATACATTATTTTTAAAGTAA